CAGCAGCGACACGTGTTATCTCCAAGTATGTGCGAACATTTCGGAAAATGCAAACAAAATCCATTACTTGTCAGAAATGACAGCATGTTACGTGACTCGGTTGCAGCTGATCATAGAGCGGATGCTCGAGCTCTGCGGTTGCGTGAACTTCTATTATTCTGTACCGCGCGGGGCACGAGTATGCAACGGGACCGAAATGCTTTGTATCATAGCTAATAAGGCGGAGATTACGGCGCAATCGATCGAAGGTGAAGAAGAATGCCTGCCCAACTGCGATGGAACATCCCTGACAATGTATGCATTTGTAACAAGGATAGATTTTTCTAAACTGAGCGATTGATTCCTGAACAGCTGCACCGAACCTAACCCAGTTATAACTTGATATTTCACACCGTAGAAATCGATGGGAGCCTCATGAGTATGATTCACCAGGTCGGTCCTACTCAAGGCTTCATTTTACGCTGCTTAGTCACCCAACGGTGCGGTACCGGCGATATGTAGTCAACGATGTGTTGGACGTTATAGGTACAGATCTGCTGGACCGGGcagttaattaattatgaaatattaagtatcacATGTGAAACGCATACATGCATTACTTTTAGTTTCAGTTGGTAGCGCGGTCGGTCTGTTTATGGGGGCTAGTATTATGAGCATATTCGAAATACCATACTGGTTGTTTATCCGCCGTGACAAGATAGCGTAACCAGATGCCGGTAACCGGGGTACGCAGTTGGATTCACATCGCCTTGTTTCGTTTATTggataaagaaaatagaaaaataaaagaaaaggcaAACATATCATGTACGACGATGAAGATTAACGAGAAAACTCCTAACGGACCAGGTGGTATCGATCGAACGTTCGAACCTCGTGATTCCATTGCGTTACCTCGGCTTTATCTCGAGATTGTTTGTCAGCAAACACGCGGAAGAAAAAAATAGATGGGAAGATTCTGATTACACGCAAATCACCCGAGTTACTTAAAAGGACTCGTCTCCGCCGAGTGCCACGCACATAACCGGAATCATATGATTCGACATTGCTTGTATCCGTCATGTCCCAGTCGAAACTGCAGCAGTCGATCCCGTTGGAACAGACAAAAGACGGTGTCTGCTCCCAGGTGAACGCGTACCGCAATGTGTTGACTTTCCAAGAGATTCAGCGTCTACTGAAGGATTCATTGAACTGCGATGGGGAGGTACAGAAGTACTTTCTGCGACCTTATTCCGAGAAGCTCGGCTTCCTTGGTTCCCATCAGCAGCTTTCTATCGAGGTCAAATCTAAGAGCGGTAGAGTGAAGACGCTATTCTTCTTTGTGAAAATTGTACCCTTTCATGTGCCATCGCAAGCCGAGTATGTGATTAAcaagaaagtatttttaaaggAGAAGATATTCTATTACAACATATTCCCTCTATTGAAAAAAGTGTATCACGGTGAACCATGGTCGCCAAACTGCTACCTGGCCAAAGAGCATTTGTTGGTTTTCGACGACCTGATTGTCAACGGTTATTCcataaagaataaattattcaccAAGGAGCGGGTCGTCTCTGGTCTGACAGCTATCGCGCGGCTCCACGCAGCATCTCTGATGGCAGAGGCTCATCTGGGTGTGTCCTTCAAGGAGCTGTATCCCGACGCTTTCGTGGAGACCTCGTTCGACCTAACTGGCCAGACCGGACAGTGGTGCAATGTGACTACCAACGCTATCGTCGCTATCGCCAAACATCTCGGCTTCGACACGAGTTCGCTGGCTGACATCTGCCGAGAAGTGACCGCGGCCCTGCAGACGTCGGTTACGAAGAGGAACGTCATCAGTCATGGAGACTTATGgggaaataatttgatgttcaGCAACGACGCCCCGCCGAAGTGTTTGCTGGTGGACTATCAGATGATGAGATATTCACCTTTGGCGCACGATGTGGCACAGTTTCTGTACCTATGCACTGATCGTGATTTCAGGGCAGCTTCAGAGGAAGCTATGTTGAAGCATTATTACAGTGTGCTGTGCGAGACCTTAAAATCGTCCGAGATTTCCGTAGAAATTCCAGCATGGTCCGAGATCGTCGAAGGAATGGAAGAACAACGTTTGGGCGGCGCGATCACCGCAGCCTCGTTCTTCCAGACCGTGATGATGAACGACACCATGGCCCTAGAAATTACGAGTAATTCCGACACCTTTCACAAATATTCGTTTGAGGGTAGAAACGAAATTGTACTCAACATGATGAAAAACGATCCAAATTATGGTAAGAGACTAACAGAAGCAGTTACCGAACTGGTTGAGCTGAGTGCCCGCTTTGAAGAGCTCCCGAAACCGACGTAGCACTCAAGGATATTTTGCATCATTTAACTTTTACACTTTTCTTTGAATTGAAACAAAATGAAGTGACACAATGCACCCTTATGCGATTAAAAAATACTAGTACTCTCCAAAAGTAATACTGAGCAATGGTTTCATTTGATTACCGGGTTTTATGTACACATgttaacacaatatttgtaagGTAACACGTAATAAATAATCTACATGAAACAGAGAAATTGTCTTTTTCATATTGTATTAATTTGATTATCTCAACCTGTAAAATTTTAGCTAAGGATCGATGTTTCTTACGTCGGACAACGAATTTCTGAAGGTGGTAACGGCGCAAATCAAGAAACATAGAAAATTGTGTTTATGTTTTTGCTACAAAATAGTAACATTGTAGGAAATGACTGTTACAATTGgacgaaattattttacatagttgtcgCTGACAAAGTTCTAGATTCCCGAAAAATATTCGGCACAACATAGGTAATTTATTCACGTTAATGTTCAGTGGTCTCGATGTCTTGTTCAGGAAGTATAGCCTTCAGGAAAGACCAATTATGATCAATCAATTCTACTTTCGTATCGTCTATCGCATTGTTCACAACATCGGGAGAAGGTTCTGGTTTCATTGGACGTGAAAATTCATTCTCGCTCTCGTCCGCTGATTCGTCTTCGCTGTTTTCTTTGTCATCTCTGGGAACAAAAGGAACCGTCACAAAAAATTTaagttcaatttaatttaatttaattttgaattttaagtaCCAGTATACGTACTTACGATTACAAAAACAAATGGAAATAAaggattaaattataaaaagacaaacaaaaattaaataatccaaGATGTTAGGGAATAAATTACCTGTCGTACTTGTTCTCCGCTGGCTGGGCTGTCGACGACGTCAACAGAGAGGTAATGAAAGATGTACAAAGCAATTTCATGGGCGGTAAGGTGTGCGCTGAGACGCTGAGCAGCTGAAACATATTGCCATTATTAATTCACTCGGCGTGTTTAGATACTCTTGTTTGGCGGATCGATTTTCCAAGAGTCGTACTATCATTCGTTACGATtgaggaata
This portion of the Nomia melanderi isolate GNS246 chromosome 11, iyNomMela1, whole genome shotgun sequence genome encodes:
- the LOC116428860 gene encoding uncharacterized protein LOC116428860, encoding MSQSKLQQSIPLEQTKDGVCSQVNAYRNVLTFQEIQRLLKDSLNCDGEVQKYFLRPYSEKLGFLGSHQQLSIEVKSKSGRVKTLFFFVKIVPFHVPSQAEYVINKKVFLKEKIFYYNIFPLLKKVYHGEPWSPNCYLAKEHLLVFDDLIVNGYSIKNKLFTKERVVSGLTAIARLHAASLMAEAHLGVSFKELYPDAFVETSFDLTGQTGQWCNVTTNAIVAIAKHLGFDTSSLADICREVTAALQTSVTKRNVISHGDLWGNNLMFSNDAPPKCLLVDYQMMRYSPLAHDVAQFLYLCTDRDFRAASEEAMLKHYYSVLCETLKSSEISVEIPAWSEIVEGMEEQRLGGAITAASFFQTVMMNDTMALEITSNSDTFHKYSFEGRNEIVLNMMKNDPNYGKRLTEAVTELVELSARFEELPKPT